DNA sequence from the Callospermophilus lateralis isolate mCalLat2 chromosome 2, mCalLat2.hap1, whole genome shotgun sequence genome:
AATATACATCAAGTTAATCCAAGCTTGGCTGAGGATATCCTTGGTTCTGCTGCATCCACTTAAGAGCACAGCTGTTACCCTTGTGTTCCCTTTTTTACACCTGAGGGGCTGTATTTACTCCATTCAAGGCTGCATCCAAAATTTGTTATGCCACAATTGGCATAAAATGCTTATCATtatctaaaataaaaatgcaatctTCAACTTTGGAAGAAAATAAAACTCTAAAGGTTCTTGAGAACCATGGAAAGCTAAGAGACATCACAGGTTTTATATCTCTAAAGAAGCTATTTCAATGGAAAAGCATCCTCTGCACTTTCCCAAGGTCAGCTGAGTTGGGGAGAAGGACAAGCAAAGGCTCAGAAATTGTCTGAGGATATTTAGATCAGTTCTGCCTTAAATCTCAAAGTATAATGAGAAGAACaaggtttctttttccttttctcagaAAGCTTTTGGTTAAAAGTTATCCTAATGCTTCATTTCCCTGTAATTTTTACTTATCACAAATGCACATCAGAATGTTTCAGGTGTTTTACTCTGTATTAGTGAATCACTGAAGTTATTAATGGCTTGCAAGTTTCAAATATCTCTAGAGCTACACTGCAGATTCCCATACCTAACCCCACCCTGAGCATTTCTCTTGGGTCATCTAAATTGCATCATATTTCTTTGCAAAAATAGGTGAACATCCTCATCGAGAGCCAAAATATAATGACAATTAACAGTGATAGAAACCCATTGTAAAAACAAAATATTCCAGCTTTCTCTATTAAAAAAAGATCAAATTCACTCTGACTAGatactatttattttttgaattctATAACTCCCCAGAATTGTCAAAAGTAACCTTGTAGCCAATCCGCTTGAAAACACTAAAAACAACCTGAAATAGGCCACCCATAGTGCCAAATGCAGTCTCAAACAGCAGAGCAATAGTGCCACCAATTCCCATGGCAATGTCCTTGCACACGACTGGAAGTGCACCCACAGTGTACACAGGGAAAGTGGCTACATCCACAAGGATTCGGAGAGGGATGCTCAGAACACGGCAAACGGTCTTCAGCAGACAACAAAGGATCCGAAGAATGGCTCTTATGACCTTGACCAGGACCTTGAGCACCTTCCAGGGTATGCTCACCAACTCTTCTCCAATAGCCAAGAAGTATGAGATGATAGCCGAGCCCAGGCTGTAAAGGCAACTTTCTATGCCATCAACCACCTGCTTGGTAACATACCACAGGAAATAGACAGTGTTCTTCAGGATTTCCACCACAAGATAATAAATTAATTGGAAAAACATGATGAATGGGGTAGCAATGCAACCTATGAGTTTTCCCAAAAAGCTACTACTTCCCTCAGGTGTCTCTGGAGGCAGCAGGGCAGACCTCTTGCTCTTGGTGCTGGGAAGGGGACTAGAGCTTTCTTGAGATTGCACCATTCGCTCCTCATCCTGGACTTGATTAACCATTTCGAGgatctttttcattttctctgtgtCTTGCTCAGTCCCACCACAGTTGTTCTGGAAAAGCTGAGGGTTAAATGGAAGCAGTTTCTCGAGGTCTTTCACCATCACATCTTCGATGATGTCACGGTCCCCGGTATGCTTGACAAAGCCCATGGCCCAGCCTCCTCCAGGGGCAGCACAACAGGCTGCCAGCCAGACAAACTCAGGGATAGTCACTTTGTCTTTAACTTTGCTGCCTGAGGGCACTGCACCTGTGATGATATACAGGTCCTCCCCATTGCCACAGTGCGGGACTAAGGCCTGGTCCACCAGGCTGTTGAGATTCATGTACCATCGTTCTTGGAAGGACTGGGTCATGGGAACTGAATTTGTGAGAGTGAATGTGGCCATCTGGAGATCACTGCTGAGGGTGAAGGGGTACAGCTGTCCTCTTTGATAAACAGAATCAAGGTAATCTGTATTCAAGGCTTGCTTGCTTCCCAGATTGTTCACAGAGGTGATGGCCTCGGCCTCATTCATCACCTCCTCAAGGCTGCTGTGGGGGTCATCGATCTGCAAGAAGAAAACAGATGCTGAGATGCATCCCCATCCAGAGCAGAGGGTACACAGTTGGATAATTCCACTAAGACTCTGGGAAAGTCCCTATTACTCTAACATTTCTAAAGCTGAGTTTGGAAAGACTTGGTGCTCAGATACACATACATTGCATTCTAGTATTTCACAATCCTGGAATTTGAAAGCATCCTTCAAAAAGGTTGTTTTCTATTTTACTCCTTGTATGTTTCCCCGTCCCTGATCTGCAGCTCCATGCCCTCactcacacacataaacacacaaagCTGTGGCATCTCCCCCCCCCGCCTAGGAATGAACCCAGAGTCTTATACACATTAGCACCTACTCTACCACTATGTTACAAGCCAGCCCATGGCATTCTTTTTGAATCTCCTCAACTTTTAGGAATTTCATAGTTCTTTTTTGGAATATTTCCCCATGagattcaaagtaattttaaaaacaaaaaaaaaaaaaaaaagagaagagaataGATCTCAAAAGGCCCATAAAAATCAGAAATGCACTCAAGAATTATGTCAATGCTGCCTGCAATTTAATGCACAGGTTCCTCACAAATACTTACAATTTTAGGATGTATAAAACCAACTGCTGTAATCAGACCATTTAAACCAAATGGGAGGAAAACATAATTTGTTGTCAATTATTAGATATCAGACAAAGCTCAAATTCAAATTAGACTAACTGCTGTTTGAGATCAGAATTAACCAAGGACTATATTTTTATTTCCCAAATTAAACTGTAAATTACTTGACACCAGGGGCCCTGTACAGTCTCCATAGAATCCAGCTCAAGGCCTGACACACACAGTATCCAGCTCAAAGCCAATTCTTATTCATGTTCAGgccctgagatgctcatcattgcaGCATTTATAATAGCAGGTGAGAGAACAAATCCAcatttgcaaaaacaaaacaagttaaataaataatgttataTTCATCAAACAAATATCTCAAATCCattaaaaagcatttataattATAGTAAGTTTACAGTGGTAGGAAACTATATGCTATGATGttgaaagcaaaatgaaaaatataaaattcaatgatcattttttaaaaaaaaaagccaaaaataTGCAACAATAATCTTTGGAAGCAGACACAAGAAGCCAATAGTGGTTGTTTGCTTCTTGGGGATGCaaatgatgcttttttttttgtttcctctagatgttcTTGTTTACCTCTCTGTACTTCCCCTACCTACATCAAACcataaattatttataatatatgtaattttaaaaggaaatcaacaaacaattaaaataatttaatgcacaGGTTCCTAGGGAATTGACTCCCTAGTACTGGTGTCACTCACTAAATCCATCCTACAACCCCCCagtgtaatcaaagccacaggaaTTGTGTTGTACCTCCCATCTGGGAACAGCACAACCCCACATTTTTCCATCTCTGCAGTGGCAGGTGCAGGCCCTCCCTCTCATACATGCTCATGTAGGAGTAGGGAGGGCAATGGATGAGTGATTTGTCTTGAAACAGGAATATCTGCTGAAGCCTAATGGAGTAACCCACAGGTTGAGCTACTCACTCACTCCACTCTTCCCCCAATCTTAGATGGAGCAATGATCCTAGACGCTCTCCACTCCCACCACCTCCCCTGTAAGACAGATAAGAAACTCATTCATTTTGCAAATCTCCTATCTCTGCCCAGCTGAAAGATATACCCCAAGGAAATATTCACTTCATACCTAAATCATGAGATCAAGATATGGCAGAGTTAAGATCCATGAGGCCTTGGGTATAAGATGGTTACTAGGGCATTCTGACTGTATTTAACCTGGTGTAATGTCTTCAGCTGTTCTAGGGGAACTCTGGAGATGGTTTCTGAATTGGCGCCCTGTGACAGAGCAGAGGCAGCATTGCCAAAGTGCCTTCATCACAAGGACCACCCACTGGTGAAATGGTGCCCACAAGAATAGTTGGCAGGCCTGGGACCAGAGCAAAGACAGGGATTCTTGGATGAGGAAAgggaaagaagcaaagtgagggaggcaagagaagaaaagggaaaaatagaaaagggaagaaaaatgggTGGTGGGGGGGAGGAAGGCAGGCAGGCATGTAGAATCCTGTTCTTAGGCAGAAACCAGGATACTGGGTTGACTCCCAAACTGCAGAACATGATCTCTGGGTTGCTACAGTCAGAGGAGGCTAAGCTGGGTGCTTCTACATTCTCTCAGTTCACTTGGGTTCATGGGGCTACAGATTTCTTCTGCAGTCAAGCACCTAGCAACCAGGTTAAGACTCTTGCCGAGGTGCCTGGGAAGGTCAGGGCCCAATTCCACACTGGGCCCATGTGCTCCTCTGAGCAGCCCTTCCTATGAATAACTAATGAAACTATATGTACTGGACATGTTGGAGGTAGAAAGCACatcttccctccccttccctctgacTTTATCAGAACCCCATATCCATGATCACTATATTGTTACAAACCCTAGATTTGACGATAATATCATGTCAAAAATAGAGACAGAATGCCTGGATAGTCTACCTACATACTAATGTGGGAGGTGTTGGAGACTAATATTCTTTGAATTAtaccttaaatatttttaatataatataCAGAAGGCGTTTTGAACTTACTTTTCAGATGGTGGAACTAAGACACAGAAAAATTAAGTAACTTTTTAGTCATCCAATAATGATCAGCAGGATTAGGATTTGAACTGGGGTCTTGCCTTAAGCATGTGTCACTAAGCCATACCATTTCCCATCATCTTCATGGACATAGCTCTACAGTTTCCTCTATCAGAAAGTAGGGAAAAAATGACCACACTGTCTGCAATTCCATCTTCTCTCTAGAAGTAGGCACTGTTCCTGTTAGCACCTCCCTTGACAGTTGCCCTTTCCTTCTTCACACCAGCAAAGGTAACACAGAAGAGCAAGCATCCGGGCACAGTAGACcttctgaggaaaaatcagaaaatcaGCCCCATCACAATCTCCTCCACTCCCACTCCACAGGGTGAATTAAACAGGAAAGGGACTCTATGTAACCAAGGTGACCTAGGTAAATTATATAGCTTAACGGACTCTGGTTGGTGTTCCTTAAGACCTTCTATTTTCAAGGAACAAAGACTCATTATAGTTTCTCCCTATAATGATGGGTTCATTAGAAGGATAAAAGGCACAGAAACCCAAGAAAAGTTTAAATAACAGGGTCCACAAAGACCCAGGAATTGTGGTGTACCTCTACTGCTGGAAATGGAAATGGATTCCAGGCAGTGCAAGAGAATTTGGGCAGAAGGTGTATGCTTGAGACTAATTAGACACTACTGCCTGCCTTTGAGAGACAGTCACACTTGACCTGTCAGCtgtcctctttccctcccacctggaTTTGCCCCCTATTTCTTCCTGCACAGCTCTTTTCTTCTCCAGGGCTGCTTCTTACACTTGATCGCTGTTCATTCATAATCTGAGCTTGCACAGGGACCACTATGCACTCTCTAGCCACTTGACATATCGTTAACCTTCCATTTTAGCCTCTTCTGTTACTTAATTTCCTACTTAAATGCTAAAAAGACAGAGTCCGATTTCCTCAGCTCTTCATTTCATATCAGGCCATGACAAACAGGCTGTCCTTGAGTCCAATGCCCACCTCTGTCCATCAGCCCTGTGTTGAGTGTTGGAGAAAGAACTCTGGTGGTCTGCATAAGGCTGCTCCTCCACTGGGAACCCTGGTGGTATCAGCACTGTAGACTTGGCTTGTCTGCTCATGGCCCTGGAGCAACATACTGAAGGGGGCAAATTAATGTGTATTTCACTACAAAACTAAACATAAACTAAAAACTAGGGACATTTCCCAAGGTTTATCTAATCCAGTATTACATCTCTGACAAAAATTATAGTAATGTTTCATAAGAAGATATGCTGATCTTCCATAAGCCTTCTATTCTCTCTTTGGAGAACCTTCTTAGATATACATCAAagcctctctctcctttctgtgtCATATCctctttttcccattttaatcTCATTATCTCTCTATAATGCATTCTAGGTAGTTCCTCAGATATGGCTTCCAATTCACTGGCTCTCTTTAGCTATGCCtagtctttttttgtgtgtgatgttgggattgaacccagggtcttgtgtatgcaaggcaagccAACGAGCTATATCCTCCTCCCTATGTTTAGTCTTTTTGAACTGTTTATGtagattttttcccatttcaaTGACATTTTTCTTGCCTAGAATTTCTATTTCAAATTATTTCTCTCTAATTCTTTTTAACATTTCATTAGTTTAGACACAATtattttaaagtcccttacaatattttctattttatttgttttttcagtttattttgtTGCTTCTAACCAATTGTCTGATTTCAAGGTGGTGGGTATTTACAAGTgctctgcagtttttgttgctggGCTTGACTTCACAAGAGGCCCAGGGTGTTCTGTTGGTGGTGGGTGGGTGGGACAATAAGATTACTTATTGCAGTTGACTCTTAAGTTATCTTCCCAGTTCAGGGTTTCCACATAGAGAAGGCAGTGCAAATTTGAACCTACACAAAGGGAAGGTGCTGGCTTTAGGCTTAGGTTTGGAGGGTGCCATGTGTACACTCATG
Encoded proteins:
- the Endod1 gene encoding endonuclease domain-containing 1 protein translates to MGTARWFALGSLLALAGLLEGRLVGEEEAGFGECDKFFYAETPPAGLAADSHVKICQRFQGSERFATLYNTRDRIPVFSAFRSARPAPGSAEQRWLVEPQIDDPHSSLEEVMNEAEAITSVNNLGSKQALNTDYLDSVYQRGQLYPFTLSSDLQMATFTLTNSVPMTQSFQERWYMNLNSLVDQALVPHCGNGEDLYIITGAVPSGSKVKDKVTIPEFVWLAACCAAPGGGWAMGFVKHTGDRDIIEDVMVKDLEKLLPFNPQLFQNNCGGTEQDTEKMKKILEMVNQVQDEERMVQSQESSSPLPSTKSKRSALLPPETPEGSSSFLGKLIGCIATPFIMFFQLIYYLVVEILKNTVYFLWYVTKQVVDGIESCLYSLGSAIISYFLAIGEELVSIPWKVLKVLVKVIRAILRILCCLLKTVCRVLSIPLRILVDVATFPVYTVGALPVVCKDIAMGIGGTIALLFETAFGTMGGLFQVVFSVFKRIGYKVTFDNSGEL